One Polyangiaceae bacterium genomic window carries:
- a CDS encoding tetratricopeptide repeat protein codes for MQESNTGRALPQLDTVASALEQTLENEPALLDLMVQALSKGASPADLWELLHANAQRDGRVAELAAAYDTVCRDRKVRLLQPAAQVELILNGAGFICDIAGDGGAAQPHLERVMQLSPGNVDAFQRLETILREREDWVKLAELYMGMSSHRQDKQEQLAFMRAAVQIYGALPGEEEKAFKLHQQILRSDPTDADSRAALTERLVAAGRLADVAKLFEAAIAADPPPAEEEVLALREQAIELYVEQLHELEKALPHAEEVLKKNPDSELAWRACEQLLTHKTLAARAAAAIENVYTQREQYEDAARMLTIQIDSVRGPRRLEAQKRLALLQYDKLGDLPAAFSLHEGILTVDPNDDEVRARYRSIGAALDRRLDVTRVLTRASASAKDPLVRAKISADLGELFLEAGDTKRARASLQSVVDSGLSDEAGVRAAKALADLCEQAPDWTALAVVLERLSEIDPDAESRAKVAYRLAHLYEMQLNNITGAIGAYRKLIGTSLETDALPVLERLYESTGDEVSLADVLERRALHEKDGDAARQLAFRAADLRAARSSDLGAVLDGWRRFLETYGPSREIHARILPLLERERRFEELAKTLDAEAGLTPPEERIPVLAKLAQVRLEKLNDGAGAIAAYRQALDLDRSDEGCRQAVEQLLRRGDQRIAAADVLEPIYRQEGMPSGLLEVLEARAELAGDAATKLAALREGTEIADQQLGDQKRALNNAGLGLRVAVSESADEVPEWLASVQRLAGSDPARLANILVQALGDRSIDHAALAELAKATGEALAEYGDFIGALTVLRKALAFEPSSAELISRIDGLLEQHGTPQERLELHRGALAATTEPERRRELFHSIGAIQRHGLNDLAGAAATYKRALEEDPSDRAAYEAGLDVLEASRDYEGFYSALVGGAEREGDAKERSKIVLRMANLSADRDWVDRARQHYRTLLDERAELSEETLDKIADLSRKTGDNELYRVLLERRIEIADGPLAVAQWLERLAELKADAFGDAPGSIADCLRAGDLAENGGDDALAERLFERVIALEADHREAAQRLVTIYRRLEKWSQLPAVYDILGRTAADVAERADKLLEFEDAAIRAGVTMHYVGAVDGLAEQGDALDADRRDALEAARTRVLAADPERQDDAAAAYRRMIERKSDPWSAVEAFEGFLDRSPLSSARLDDRRWVLRFRMDHAEGDRRIEALVAWASAEENVFKDLAAADKLYSQVLEQEATNNTALEARSRILIELGDVEGAAAMIARRRDLREGAERTALELELSQLLLERLGRVDEALSAVEPVLDAEPGNEGAIALLERALTRPDSRRRAAELLERACDAAGDETISARILKVLIATPADATDVADLRPGWFTRLLDRPGAEPAIALDLALQALDELTYEATLWERAEQLGRDAEKPELVAEMYRKKLESEAVLSLPPDQTDDLGRRAVDYHEEFFFEDQDTVMKLLRRVVDVAPDAFWAFERLKLAYNQNERWRELFSLYDQAIARTDDKFTKIELLEDAAESAKDLAGNPDKAVDYLEHLLPLKPRDKKIRLSLERLYERLARHRPLIDLLSQELDSLEVEPAQRLRARIAALWIDGVADPDAAYAVVADMLNVDQARLEAVGLLERILTLTSAGVIDPLVNPPAESSEASARQRAAAAVEARYRRDERHEDLARVLGVRLESAADAESRGKLLREIVHLRAEVLGDPASALENLAALVALEPGEPAHRADLDRLAAKVGRDDRLAEVLVNVAAVVPGPLKIELLSHASSIFVDRLGDRGRAIEIGRSILALHEEHPDLVIAPARTLEQLLALEGRSGERCDVLERLAQLEKESDPTARRADLLEAARLASKDLEDKPRAIAAYRATLADQPRDVEALTGLAADLEFERRFAELAEVLEQRAALTEGDSARSDLVRVAVICDQELGDVARAVTVWEAVRTRFGADDESCDALAVLLAKSSRWNDLVELYQASAKLADEAESIARAADLYRRLGDVQRDRTAQWLEAVTSYESSIRLGDAGGKAALGGLETLLSLIELDDEERRPVLSSAVRVLAATYAASGDWQSTVALLEQRLAASNSVEERTSILTETASLYEHRQQDLGLAFGAIWRAFAEAKSPELAAEVQRLAHAADRWSDVAEVFPGVEAEGGVPALVARDLWWDLAKWHRDQRGDERSAETAIERALGYDATNREMLTALVEIRRHAPGRSLVDALLRLSDVSDEPLPLHREAVVTAIDHVGDASLAKTIAEAMLDKAKTRWASDGSDASSLPATSASWAIDVLVKIYRDESNSARVVELCLDGAKLPFETPHRRALRLSAAEISEAPAAITIYEELFGENPTDALVGDRLDKLYRSEGRRTDLLALREKQISVAADSASRVDLRVDLALLLTEAGEIDRAIATLRKNLEENPLHGPSVDKLAELFEGRGDHAALASLWEDQAARREATRETQLAAELWRRAAIIAETSVGDVARATSDYRRAARFRDIASLDALARLFTARGDHPSAAEVLEIICTDSPVDAAPHPVLRLAESYIAAGEPAMARQRLEEALQKVTDTAPIRARLSVLYREAEAWGPLAELTAVEAQHTENVALRTKLLREAADLHVSKRNDPQSAVPLLEQAAALTPDDRAIKLTLCDALSAAGRIEEASAVLRQIIDAYGARRPKDRAVVHHYLARVYLASGDRSSALSELDVALKIDPTHPEILLAVARLSFDEGQYDRSQRTYRSLLMMVRRLRDESPEPAVTRTEILHALAEIAEKQGDTDRAVEHVESAFEAARENTLECDRLVRALRGKPNHKNLARALELRMEISGNEPHLATITELAALYEQHLGKAAGALDLWLRTIELRPTSADAHRSALALARRLGSLDRYVGALRRLIDATTNDPPLIDLLLHLGRALAEGNEADKADEMFARAEALLLKRPGDRRIHEVWRALEASCARRGDRAGQIAILEKRIQAAAESAPAADVADGLYRLAELVLGDAEHTERSLDALERALGLDPQPERAEAIFRRGFEQGVSDARLLELYEKFAREHDRPSALVDALVRLGGQRGVTAYQEAYAIAQKVGDSSLIEHVLRRAINKSDGDALVPDDYWAVTALSALRSSAEDFAEAASLEERAARIAAPDAERGHLIAAATIAKDKLGNLEQAARIYAELFEREPADREVWEPLVELYRRLGDDAGLGKVLEQLISLLEAVEDRSRMRLELAALAQKREGGDERAIEVLAELLEDDPTNEQAASQQAALLEKAGRFDDLANLLERRIDAAKDRQDSPQVLALSNRLASLFEQQNDLDRARDAYFAILDWDGSNVDALRAIVRVCEKRGEASDVADALEKLLGAEKDEAAEKTALQLADVRTRQNDDEGVDRALEMGLRAHPASSVLGTKLKERLESRGDFRKLAEIHVMEADNATETPNRIAGLRKAAAILREKEQDLPGAIDILRRALELDSSDRTLVSEFVGAQAEMGDHQVAAATIASIASALEMGAAIDLMLHAAKQLIAVEGGGDAAAELVEDVRRRQPEAWDPVIILAEAYVAAGRVDEARPLAANAVAAFEGRRSKTLAAAHHAMAAVERASGNDAEALVQFSKAFEVDPTNIEFALELGQFAVDRGEADIAARALRVVTMAKTSSGGVTSRHKALGYYHLGRLAASQGDRGKARLLVDKALAEDAALEVARSLAAELAGG; via the coding sequence ATGCAGGAATCGAATACCGGACGTGCCTTGCCGCAACTGGACACCGTCGCTTCGGCTCTCGAACAGACACTCGAGAATGAGCCTGCGCTTTTGGATTTGATGGTCCAGGCGCTGTCGAAGGGAGCGAGCCCCGCGGACTTGTGGGAGCTGCTTCATGCAAACGCCCAAAGGGATGGACGAGTCGCGGAGCTTGCCGCGGCGTACGATACGGTTTGTCGCGACCGCAAAGTTCGTCTGTTGCAACCAGCCGCGCAGGTCGAGCTGATTTTGAACGGTGCGGGTTTCATCTGCGACATCGCGGGTGATGGCGGAGCGGCGCAACCGCATCTCGAGCGCGTGATGCAACTGTCTCCAGGCAACGTGGATGCATTCCAGCGTCTCGAAACGATTCTGCGCGAGCGCGAGGACTGGGTGAAGCTCGCCGAGCTTTACATGGGGATGTCGTCGCATCGTCAGGACAAACAGGAGCAGCTCGCATTCATGCGCGCTGCCGTGCAGATTTATGGGGCGCTGCCGGGCGAGGAAGAGAAAGCGTTCAAGCTGCATCAGCAGATCTTGCGTAGCGATCCGACCGATGCCGATAGCCGCGCAGCGTTGACGGAACGTCTCGTGGCAGCGGGACGTTTGGCAGACGTGGCCAAGCTGTTCGAGGCGGCGATTGCGGCCGATCCACCGCCCGCCGAAGAAGAAGTTCTGGCCTTGCGCGAGCAGGCCATCGAGCTGTACGTCGAACAGCTCCACGAGCTCGAGAAGGCGTTGCCGCATGCCGAGGAAGTGCTCAAGAAAAACCCGGACAGCGAGCTTGCGTGGCGGGCATGCGAGCAGCTTTTGACGCACAAGACGCTGGCAGCTCGTGCGGCTGCTGCAATCGAAAACGTATACACGCAGCGCGAGCAATACGAAGACGCGGCTCGCATGCTGACGATCCAGATCGATAGCGTGCGTGGTCCGAGGCGCCTCGAAGCACAAAAGCGTTTGGCGCTGCTTCAGTACGACAAACTAGGTGATCTGCCCGCGGCATTTTCGCTGCACGAAGGCATCCTGACGGTCGATCCGAACGACGACGAAGTGCGAGCTCGTTATCGCAGCATTGGCGCTGCGCTCGATCGACGATTGGACGTTACGCGTGTGCTGACGCGTGCATCCGCGAGCGCGAAGGATCCCCTCGTTCGCGCCAAGATTTCAGCCGACCTTGGCGAGCTCTTCCTCGAGGCGGGCGATACGAAACGCGCACGAGCTTCGCTTCAGAGCGTCGTGGATTCTGGTTTGTCCGACGAGGCCGGCGTCCGTGCGGCGAAAGCTTTGGCGGACCTCTGCGAACAAGCGCCGGATTGGACTGCGCTCGCCGTCGTGCTCGAACGGCTGAGCGAGATCGATCCGGATGCCGAGTCGCGCGCGAAGGTCGCGTACCGTTTGGCGCATCTGTACGAGATGCAGCTCAACAACATCACGGGAGCGATTGGCGCGTACCGCAAGCTCATTGGTACGTCACTCGAAACCGATGCTCTCCCGGTGCTCGAACGTTTGTACGAATCGACGGGTGACGAAGTATCGCTCGCGGACGTGCTCGAGCGCCGAGCACTCCACGAGAAGGACGGCGACGCAGCGCGACAGCTCGCTTTCCGTGCGGCGGATCTGCGAGCCGCTCGATCGAGTGACCTCGGTGCGGTCCTCGACGGATGGCGAAGGTTCCTCGAGACATACGGCCCATCGCGCGAGATTCATGCGCGCATTTTGCCGTTGCTCGAACGGGAACGACGATTCGAAGAACTGGCGAAGACGCTCGATGCGGAAGCAGGGCTCACGCCGCCCGAAGAACGCATCCCCGTCTTGGCGAAGTTGGCCCAGGTTCGGCTAGAAAAACTCAACGACGGTGCCGGTGCAATCGCGGCGTATCGTCAAGCGCTCGATCTGGATCGATCGGACGAAGGGTGTCGCCAGGCTGTCGAGCAGCTCTTGCGCCGTGGTGATCAGCGCATTGCAGCGGCCGATGTGCTCGAACCGATATATCGCCAAGAGGGCATGCCATCGGGACTGCTTGAAGTGCTCGAAGCGCGCGCCGAGCTTGCGGGGGACGCGGCGACGAAGCTTGCGGCGCTTCGTGAAGGAACCGAGATCGCCGATCAGCAATTGGGTGATCAAAAGCGCGCATTGAACAATGCGGGACTCGGCTTGCGCGTCGCCGTGAGCGAATCGGCGGACGAGGTGCCCGAATGGCTCGCTTCCGTGCAGCGGCTCGCGGGATCGGATCCGGCGCGGTTGGCGAACATATTGGTGCAAGCGCTGGGCGACAGAAGCATTGATCATGCGGCCCTTGCGGAGCTTGCAAAAGCGACCGGAGAAGCGCTCGCTGAATATGGTGATTTCATTGGCGCACTCACGGTGCTCCGAAAGGCGCTCGCGTTCGAGCCTTCATCGGCGGAGTTGATTTCGCGGATCGATGGGCTGCTCGAGCAACACGGCACGCCGCAAGAGCGATTGGAGCTGCATCGTGGAGCATTGGCAGCGACGACAGAGCCCGAGCGCAGGCGCGAGTTGTTCCATTCGATTGGAGCCATTCAAAGGCACGGTCTGAATGACTTGGCAGGAGCTGCAGCGACGTACAAACGAGCGCTCGAAGAAGATCCGTCCGATCGCGCTGCGTACGAGGCAGGGCTCGATGTGCTCGAAGCGTCTCGAGATTACGAAGGCTTCTATTCGGCACTCGTGGGAGGCGCCGAGCGCGAGGGTGATGCGAAAGAGCGGTCGAAGATCGTTCTGCGAATGGCGAATCTTTCGGCGGATCGCGACTGGGTCGATCGGGCGCGACAGCATTATCGAACGCTGCTCGATGAACGCGCAGAGCTCAGCGAAGAGACGCTGGACAAGATTGCCGACCTGAGTCGAAAGACCGGGGACAACGAGCTTTATCGTGTGCTGCTCGAACGGCGCATCGAAATTGCCGACGGACCGCTGGCCGTGGCCCAGTGGCTCGAACGCCTGGCGGAGCTCAAGGCAGATGCATTCGGAGATGCACCTGGTTCCATTGCCGATTGTCTGCGCGCAGGCGATCTTGCGGAGAATGGTGGCGATGACGCACTGGCCGAGCGTCTTTTCGAGCGAGTGATTGCGCTCGAAGCCGATCATCGCGAAGCGGCGCAGCGGCTCGTGACGATTTATCGACGTTTGGAGAAATGGTCGCAGCTCCCTGCCGTTTACGACATTCTCGGTCGCACGGCTGCGGATGTCGCAGAACGCGCGGACAAACTCCTCGAATTCGAAGACGCCGCCATTCGTGCAGGCGTGACGATGCATTACGTCGGCGCGGTGGATGGTTTGGCAGAGCAAGGCGATGCACTCGATGCCGATCGTCGCGATGCTCTCGAAGCTGCACGCACGCGGGTGCTCGCTGCCGATCCGGAACGTCAGGACGACGCGGCAGCGGCGTATCGCCGAATGATCGAGCGCAAGAGCGATCCTTGGAGCGCCGTGGAAGCGTTCGAAGGGTTCCTCGATCGCAGTCCGCTCAGCTCGGCGCGCCTCGACGATCGCCGGTGGGTGCTGCGATTCCGCATGGATCATGCCGAGGGCGATAGGCGGATCGAAGCGCTCGTCGCGTGGGCATCTGCCGAGGAAAACGTATTCAAGGATTTGGCTGCCGCGGACAAACTCTACAGCCAAGTGCTCGAACAAGAGGCGACGAACAACACGGCGCTCGAAGCTCGAAGCCGCATCTTGATCGAATTGGGCGACGTCGAAGGCGCTGCAGCGATGATCGCGCGCCGTCGTGATTTGCGCGAAGGCGCCGAACGCACGGCGCTCGAGCTCGAGTTGTCGCAGCTTCTCCTCGAACGGCTCGGACGCGTGGATGAAGCGCTGTCTGCCGTCGAGCCGGTGCTCGATGCCGAACCGGGCAATGAAGGAGCGATTGCGCTTCTCGAACGGGCGCTTACGCGACCGGATTCCCGTCGGCGTGCGGCGGAGCTGCTCGAACGAGCGTGCGATGCTGCCGGAGATGAAACCATTTCTGCGCGCATTCTGAAGGTGCTCATCGCAACGCCGGCCGATGCCACCGACGTGGCGGATCTGCGCCCCGGCTGGTTCACGCGGCTGCTCGATAGGCCCGGAGCGGAGCCTGCGATTGCGCTCGACCTCGCGCTTCAGGCGCTCGACGAGCTCACCTACGAAGCGACGTTGTGGGAGCGCGCCGAACAGCTTGGACGCGACGCGGAAAAGCCCGAGCTCGTCGCGGAGATGTACCGGAAAAAGTTGGAGTCCGAAGCAGTTCTTTCGCTTCCGCCCGACCAAACGGACGATCTAGGGCGCCGAGCGGTGGACTACCACGAAGAGTTTTTCTTCGAGGATCAGGACACCGTGATGAAGCTGTTGCGGCGGGTGGTGGACGTCGCGCCCGACGCATTCTGGGCCTTCGAGCGGTTGAAGCTTGCCTACAACCAGAATGAACGCTGGCGGGAATTGTTCTCGCTGTACGACCAAGCGATTGCACGAACCGACGACAAGTTCACGAAGATCGAATTGCTCGAAGACGCTGCCGAGTCGGCGAAGGATCTCGCAGGAAATCCCGACAAAGCAGTGGATTACCTGGAGCACCTCCTACCGCTCAAACCAAGAGACAAGAAGATCCGCTTGTCGCTCGAACGGCTCTACGAGCGCCTTGCTCGTCATCGACCGCTCATTGATTTGTTGTCGCAGGAGCTCGATTCGCTCGAAGTCGAGCCGGCGCAGAGACTCCGCGCGCGCATTGCAGCACTTTGGATCGATGGCGTGGCCGATCCCGATGCTGCGTATGCCGTCGTTGCGGACATGCTCAACGTGGATCAGGCGCGTCTCGAAGCGGTTGGTCTTCTCGAACGCATTCTCACGCTGACAAGTGCTGGCGTGATCGATCCGCTTGTCAATCCGCCTGCGGAATCGTCGGAAGCATCGGCTCGGCAGCGCGCAGCAGCGGCGGTCGAAGCGCGATATCGGAGGGACGAGCGACACGAAGACTTGGCGCGCGTGCTCGGTGTGCGGCTCGAGAGCGCAGCGGATGCGGAATCGCGAGGCAAGCTGCTTCGCGAGATCGTGCACCTGCGCGCGGAAGTGCTCGGCGACCCCGCTTCGGCGCTCGAAAACCTCGCAGCGCTCGTGGCACTGGAACCGGGCGAGCCGGCACATCGCGCCGACCTTGATCGATTGGCCGCAAAGGTTGGTCGCGACGATCGTTTGGCCGAGGTGCTCGTCAACGTTGCGGCTGTCGTCCCTGGGCCGCTCAAGATCGAGCTCCTCAGCCATGCATCGTCGATTTTCGTCGACCGTCTCGGCGATCGTGGTCGCGCCATCGAAATCGGTCGTTCGATTCTCGCGCTGCACGAAGAGCATCCCGACTTGGTGATTGCTCCAGCCCGCACACTCGAACAACTGCTCGCGCTGGAAGGGCGTTCGGGCGAGCGATGCGACGTGCTCGAACGATTGGCGCAGCTCGAGAAGGAATCGGATCCGACGGCACGGCGTGCGGACTTGCTCGAAGCCGCGCGTCTTGCATCGAAGGATCTGGAGGACAAACCTCGCGCGATTGCAGCATATCGCGCGACGCTTGCGGACCAACCGCGTGACGTCGAAGCGCTCACGGGGCTCGCCGCGGACCTCGAATTCGAACGTCGTTTCGCCGAGCTCGCCGAGGTTCTCGAACAACGGGCAGCCCTCACGGAAGGCGATAGCGCGCGAAGTGACCTCGTGCGTGTCGCCGTGATCTGTGATCAGGAGCTTGGCGATGTCGCGCGCGCCGTGACGGTTTGGGAAGCCGTGCGTACGCGATTCGGCGCCGATGACGAGAGCTGCGATGCGCTCGCCGTGTTGCTTGCAAAGTCGTCGCGCTGGAACGACCTCGTCGAGCTGTACCAGGCAAGTGCGAAGCTGGCCGATGAGGCCGAGTCGATTGCACGAGCTGCGGATCTGTATCGACGCCTCGGTGATGTGCAGCGAGATCGCACGGCCCAATGGCTCGAAGCCGTCACGAGCTACGAATCGTCCATTCGATTGGGCGATGCCGGAGGCAAGGCCGCTCTTGGTGGACTCGAAACGCTCTTGTCGCTCATCGAATTGGACGACGAAGAGCGGCGCCCGGTGCTTTCGAGTGCCGTGCGTGTGCTCGCAGCGACCTATGCGGCTTCGGGCGATTGGCAAAGCACGGTAGCGTTGCTCGAACAGCGCCTTGCAGCATCGAATTCCGTCGAAGAGCGCACGAGCATTCTCACGGAGACCGCGTCGCTCTACGAGCATCGTCAACAAGACTTGGGACTCGCTTTCGGTGCCATTTGGCGAGCGTTTGCCGAGGCGAAGTCGCCCGAGCTTGCGGCGGAGGTGCAGCGTTTGGCGCACGCGGCCGATCGTTGGTCCGACGTGGCGGAAGTTTTTCCGGGCGTCGAGGCGGAAGGTGGCGTTCCTGCGCTCGTTGCGCGGGATTTGTGGTGGGATCTCGCGAAGTGGCATCGCGACCAGCGCGGTGACGAGCGTTCTGCGGAGACTGCGATCGAGCGTGCGCTTGGTTATGACGCGACAAACCGCGAGATGCTCACGGCGCTCGTGGAGATTCGCAGGCATGCGCCGGGCCGATCGCTCGTCGATGCGCTCTTGCGATTGAGCGACGTATCGGACGAACCATTGCCGCTTCATCGCGAAGCCGTGGTAACGGCGATCGATCACGTGGGCGATGCTTCGCTCGCAAAAACCATTGCCGAAGCGATGCTCGACAAAGCGAAGACACGCTGGGCGAGCGATGGTTCGGATGCGTCGAGTTTGCCGGCAACGAGCGCCTCATGGGCGATCGACGTGCTGGTGAAGATTTATCGCGACGAGAGCAATTCGGCGCGCGTCGTCGAATTGTGCCTCGATGGCGCGAAGCTTCCGTTCGAGACGCCGCATCGACGCGCGTTACGTCTTTCCGCGGCCGAAATCTCGGAAGCGCCTGCAGCCATCACGATTTACGAAGAGCTCTTCGGGGAAAACCCGACCGATGCTCTCGTAGGTGATCGTCTCGACAAACTGTACCGCTCCGAGGGGCGTCGCACGGATTTGCTCGCGCTGCGCGAAAAGCAGATATCCGTTGCGGCGGATTCGGCGTCGCGCGTCGATTTGCGCGTCGACTTGGCGCTCCTGTTGACGGAGGCCGGGGAGATCGACCGAGCCATTGCGACGCTCCGCAAGAACCTCGAGGAAAACCCGCTGCACGGGCCTTCCGTGGACAAACTCGCAGAGCTTTTCGAGGGGCGTGGGGATCACGCTGCGCTCGCATCGCTGTGGGAGGACCAAGCGGCGCGGCGTGAAGCGACTCGCGAGACGCAATTGGCGGCCGAGTTGTGGCGCCGAGCAGCGATCATTGCAGAAACGAGCGTGGGCGACGTTGCGCGTGCGACGTCGGATTATCGTCGCGCAGCGCGCTTCCGCGACATCGCGTCGCTCGATGCGCTCGCGCGTCTCTTCACGGCACGTGGCGATCATCCGTCGGCAGCCGAAGTGCTGGAGATCATCTGCACCGATTCTCCAGTCGACGCGGCGCCGCATCCGGTCCTGCGTTTGGCCGAGTCGTACATCGCGGCGGGCGAGCCGGCGATGGCGCGACAACGCCTCGAGGAGGCGCTGCAGAAGGTCACGGATACGGCGCCCATTCGTGCGCGTTTGTCCGTGCTCTACCGTGAAGCAGAAGCCTGGGGACCGCTTGCAGAGCTCACTGCGGTCGAGGCGCAACACACGGAGAACGTTGCACTTCGAACGAAACTGCTCCGTGAAGCGGCGGACCTGCATGTTTCGAAGCGAAACGATCCGCAGTCGGCCGTTCCGCTGCTCGAACAGGCAGCAGCGCTCACGCCCGACGATCGAGCCATCAAGCTCACGCTTTGCGATGCATTGAGCGCTGCGGGGCGCATCGAGGAAGCATCGGCCGTATTGCGGCAAATCATCGACGCATACGGCGCACGGCGTCCGAAGGATCGCGCGGTCGTGCACCATTACTTGGCGCGCGTTTACCTTGCATCGGGTGATCGTTCGAGCGCCCTATCCGAGCTCGACGTAGCTCTCAAGATCGATCCGACGCACCCGGAAATTCTGCTTGCCGTGGCGCGTCTGTCCTTCGACGAAGGCCAATACGATCGCTCGCAACGCACCTATCGTTCGCTGCTCATGATGGTTCGTCGTTTGCGCGACGAATCGCCGGAGCCCGCGGTCACACGTACCGAAATTCTCCACGCATTGGCAGAAATCGCGGAGAAACAGGGCGATACCGATCGCGCGGTCGAGCACGTCGAATCGGCTTTCGAAGCGGCACGCGAAAACACGCTGGAGTGCGATCGACTCGTTCGAGCGCTCCGGGGCAAACCCAATCACAAGAACCTCGCGAGGGCGCTCGAATTGCGCATGGAGATCTCCGGCAACGAGCCGCACCTCGCGACGATTACCGAGCTCGCTGCGCTCTACGAGCAACACCTCGGAAAGGCCGCTGGGGCGCTCGACTTGTGGCTGCGTACGATCGAATTGCGTCCGACTTCGGCGGATGCACATCGGTCGGCCTTGGCGCTTGCACGGCGCTTGGGCTCGCTCGATCGATACGTCGGTGCGCTGCGCCGCCTCATCGATGCAACGACGAACGATCCGCCGCTCATCGATTTGCTTCTGCACCTGGGTCGCGCGCTCGCCGAAGGCAACGAGGCGGACAAGGCCGACGAGATGTTCGCTCGTGCCGAAGCGCTGCTGCTGAAGCGGCCCGGGGACAGGCGCATTCACGAAGTGTGGCGCGCGCTCGAAGCGTCTTGTGCACGTCGTGGCGATCGCGCTGGACAAATCGCCATCCTCGAAAAACGCATTCAAGCTGCAGCCGAAAGCGCTCCCGCGGCCGACGTTGCCGATGGCTTGTACCGGCTTGCCGAGCTCGTGCTCGGAGATGCCGAACACACGGAACGTTCGCTCGACGCGCTCGAGCGTGCGCTTGGTCTCGATCCTCAGCCCGAACGCGCCGAGGCGATTTTCCGCCGAGGTTTCGAGCAAGGTGTTTCGGACGCTCGTCTCCTCGAGCTGTACGAGAAGTTTGCCCGCGAGCATGATCGTCCGAGCGCACTCGTGGATGCGCTCGTCCGATTGGGTGGTCAGCGTGGCGTGACGGCGTATCAAGAGGCGTATGCGATTGCGCAGAAGGTCGGCGATTCGTCGCTCATCGAGCACGTATTGCGCCGCGCGATCAACAAGTCCGACGGTGATGCACTGGTTCCGGACGATTACTGGGCCGTGACGGCGCTTTCGGCACTTCGTTCGAGTGCGGAGGATTTCGCCGAGGCTGCGTCACTCGAAGAGCGTGCGGCTCGCATTGCAGCGCCAGATGCCGAGCGCGGGCATTTGATTGCTGCTGCAACGATCGCGAAGGACAAACTCGGCAATCTCGAGCAAGCAGCGCGAATTTATGCCGAGCTATTCGAGAGGGAGCCGGCAGACCGCGAAGTCTGGGAACCGCTCGTCGAGCTTTATCGACGATTGGGTGACGACGCAGGACTCGGCAAAGTGCTCGAACAACTGATCTCGTTGCTCGAGGCGGTCGAGGATCGTTCGCGCATGCGGCTGGAGCTCGCGGCACTCGCGCAAAAACGCGAAGGCGGAGACGAACGTGCCATCGAGGTGCTCGCGGAGCTGCTCGAGGATGATCCGACGAACGAGCAAGCGGCGTCGCAGCAGGCGGCGCTGCTCGAGAAGGCAGGGCGTTTCGACGACCTTGCGAACTTGCTCGAACGTCGAATCGATGCGGCCAAGGATCGCCAAGATTCGCCGCAGGTGCTCGCGCTCTCGAACCGGCTTGCGTCGCTTTTCGAGCAGCAAAATGATCTCGATCGGGCGCGCGATGCGTACTTCGCAATCCTCGATTGGGATGGCTCGAACGTCGATGCTTTGCGCGCCATCGTTCGCGTTTGCGAAAAGCGCGGCGAAGCTTCGGATGTTGCCGACGCCCTGGAAAAACTCCTCGGCGCCGAGAAAGACGAAGCTGCCGAGAAGACTGCGCTGCAACTTGCCGATGTGCGAACTCGGCAGAACGACGACGAAGGCGTGGACCGAGCGCTCGAGATGGGTCTACGTGCGCATCCCGCAAGCTCCGTACTCGGTACGAAGCTGAAGGAACGGCTCGAGAGTCGTGGTGACTTCCGCAAGCTGGCCGAGATTCACGTGATGGAGGCGGACAATGCGACGGAAACGCCGAATCGCATTGCGGGCTTGCGCAAGGCGGCTGCGATTTTGCGCGAGAAGGAGCAGGACCTGCCGGGAGCCATCGACATTCTTCGCCGCGCGCTCGAGCTCGATTCTTCCGATCGAACGCTCGTGAGCGAATTCGTTGGAGCTCAAGCGGAAATGGGCGACCACCAGGTTGCCGCTGCGACGATTGCGTCGATTGCCTCGGCGCTCGAAATGGGTGCTGCGATCGATTTGATGCTGCACGCAGCCAAGCAGCTCATTGCGGTCGAAGGCGGCGGAGACGCAGCGGCAGAGCTCGTCGAGGATGTGCGACGACGGCAGCCGGAGGCCTGGGATCCGGTGATCATCTTGGCCGAAGCGTACGTTGCTGCGGGACGCGTCGACGAGGCGCGACCACTGGCGGCAAATGCAGTGGCGGCTTTCGAGGGACGTCGGTCGAAGACGCTTGCAGCGGCACACCACGCAATGGCGGCGGTCGAGCGCGCATCGGGCAACGACGCCGAGGCACTCGTGCAATTCTCGAAGGCGTTCGAGGTTGACCCGACAAACATCGAGTTTGCTCTCGAGCTAGGCCAATTCGCAGTCGATCGGGGCGAAGCGGACATCGCTGCACGTGCGCTTCGCGTGGTGACGATGGCGAAAACGTCGAGCGGCGGCGTGACGTCGCGGCACAAAGCGCTGGGGTATTACCACCTCGGTCGACTTGCTGCTTCGCAAGGAGATCGGGGCAAAGCGCGGCTGCTCGTGGACAAAGCGCTCGCCGAAGACGCGGCTCTCGAGGTTGCGCGAAGCCTCGCTGCGGAACTCGCCGGCGGCTGA